TCTTACAAGGGAGAGGTCAATAAAAAAGCAAGACTTGAAAAGGTGCGCAGCATAGAAGAAGGAGCCAATGAGACCCGTATCACTTTCGAAAGCCATACTGGAACCCACGTTGATGCCCCTCTGCACATGCTCAAAGATGGAAAAAGCATTGACCAGATTCCCCTGCAAAACTTTTTTGGCCCTGCACTGCTAATTGAAATAAGAGGTAAAGAGGCCATTGGAAAGGAAGAATTACTCCCCTGGGAACCCTGTATCCTCAAAGATCATTTCCTACTCATCAAAACTGACAACTCGTTTCAGGATCTTTCGCGCGAAGATTATGTTTACCTCACCCAGGAAGGGGCTTACTTCTTAGCAGAAAAAGAGATTAGGGGAGTTGGGATTGATTCGCTGGGTATTGAGCGCAGCCAGCCCGGCCATCCCACCCACAAGATTTTGCTTTCCAAAGGCATCCTGATCATTGAAGGGCTCAAGCTTGATGAGGTGCAATGTGGAACATATTTCCTATCTGCCTTTCCTTTGAATATCAAAGGATGCGATGGAGCACCAGCCAGGG
This portion of the Thermatribacter velox genome encodes:
- a CDS encoding cyclase family protein, with amino-acid sequence MEIIDISLPLESTMPSYKGEVNKKARLEKVRSIEEGANETRITFESHTGTHVDAPLHMLKDGKSIDQIPLQNFFGPALLIEIRGKEAIGKEELLPWEPCILKDHFLLIKTDNSFQDLSREDYVYLTQEGAYFLAEKEIRGVGIDSLGIERSQPGHPTHKILLSKGILIIEGLKLDEVQCGTYFLSAFPLNIKGCDGAPARVLLWRF